From a single Miscanthus floridulus cultivar M001 chromosome 8, ASM1932011v1, whole genome shotgun sequence genomic region:
- the LOC136469498 gene encoding uncharacterized mitochondrial protein AtMg00810-like, protein MANCKPASTPVEAKPKLSANDGKPMSDSTFYLSITGALQYLTLTRPDIAYGMNQACLHMHAPRDVLWNLVKRILRCLRGSINHGIKISAAPSTALKVYSDADWAGCPDTRRSTSGYYVFLGDSLVSWSSKRQTTVSRSSAEAE, encoded by the coding sequence ATGGCGAACTGCAAACCTGCATCGACTCCTGTGGAGGCCAAGCCGAAGCTGTCCGCCAACGACGGCAAGCCCATGTCCGACAGCACGTTCTACCTCAGCATCACCGGCGCGCTCCAGTACCTCACCCTCACGCGTCCGGACATCGCCTATGGCATGAACCAGGCGTGCCTCCACATGCACGCCCCGCGCGATGTGCTCTGGAACCTAGTCAAGCGCATCCTCAGATGCCTCCGCGGCTCCATCAACCACGGCATCAAGATCTCGGCTGCTCCATCGACTGCCCTCAAGGTCTACTCCGACGCCGACTGGGCCGGTTGCCCAGACACTCGGCGATCGACGTCCGGCTACTATGTCTTCCTTGGTGACTCCCTCGTGTCATGGTCCTCCAAGCGACAGACTACTGTGTCGCGGTCGAGCGCCGAGGCCGAGTAA